The region TGTTTACTTAATGAACAAGATTTTAAAACCTTTATTAAATTTTTTAGTTACAGTTATTGTTTTTCAATTAACAGTTATAAATGCGATCGCTTCAGATTTTAATAGTGATGAAGATATAACTAAGCAAAATAAAGCTTTGCCTTTAATCGAATGCGTATATTCTTCCCTTTTAAACCATTCGTCGATTAAGCTTCAAAAAGAGACAGTAAAAGATTTCAAGGGAAGTCTTATGTCTGCTAAAGGAGCTTTTGATTTAGCTCTTATCATGAAACTTAAGGGCGAATTAGTTCAAAAAGAACTGACGTATAGTGAATGGAAAACAGAAGATGACGAGCGCAAAAAAGAAAGAATGTTTTGGGAAATTGAAGGAGAAGTTGCTACAAACCTTCAAACAAATTTAGATTCAGAAGAAGGTCGTATTGAATCATTCACTATTGAAGAAGAATCAGAAGAACATAATATGGATTTGCTCTTAGATTTTTTAATTGGAACTGAAACAAATCCCGGCATCATAGCAAGATTAGAAAGAATGAAAAATGAAAGAATTGAAGATTCAAGGGCAACCGTTCAAAAAATAATTGATGGATTAAGGTCAGAATCTGAAGGATCAAGGGAACGACTTGAAAATATGGGTTCAACACCTAATATTGGAGAAGATATAAAAGTATCTTTAGAAGCAGGCATAAAAGCGCCCTTTAAAAACGGAGCCTCTTTAACACCATCGTTAAAAATTGAAATGAGCAATCATCAATTTAAAAACAAACCTTACGAAAAAATATTCGGAGGAACTAGCGAAAAAGGCACGTATGAAAGTACAGT is a window of Desulfobacterales bacterium DNA encoding:
- a CDS encoding TolC family protein, yielding MNKILKPLLNFLVTVIVFQLTVINAIASDFNSDEDITKQNKALPLIECVYSSLLNHSSIKLQKETVKDFKGSLMSAKGAFDLALIMKLKGELVQKELTYSEWKTEDDERKKERMFWEIEGEVATNLQTNLDSEEGRIESFTIEEESEEHNMDLLLDFLIGTETNPGIIARLERMKNERIEDSRATVQKIIDGLRSESEGSRERLENMGSTPNIGEDIKVSLEAGIKAPFKNGASLTPSLKIEMSNHQFKNKPYEKIFGGTSEKGTYESTVGLIFNMPLGKGWGEDTVAASEKAAGFNYDAVKLILQHEISARIYNVAIAYWNVVAAQQKMSFLENSKKMQARIVELSKALVDSGIKAKADLNRILGNYARTQSRFLASQRTLNAYQIQLANAMGIKIDNINNVPSTIDDFPSVLNPEIFESIKPNTFIEKAENFRMDYRASLKSRDSSHTLLKAARLDLRNRIDLDFKVGYQGRHDSTSTLEGIEKSLFENLIGPSFEMNLSFNWPFGNNDAKGRLVQANSTWRKSVINVEELKR